The genomic interval TGTCACAGTCGATCAGTATCCCGTGTTCTGGAAGCGGCGAAACGGCGGCGCTGCGCGGGTGTGGGCAGGGCCACCCGCACGTTTCGCTACTTGGTGGCCTTGTCGTAGATGACCGCGACCGAACCGGTGTTCGCGGCGAAGAGCTCCTTGTCGATCTTCTTCCAGCCGCCGAGATCCTCGATGGTCCACAGCTTGCCCGGGGTCGGGAAGTCCTTGGCGAACTCGCCGGCGACCTGCGGGTCGACCGGACGGAAGCCGGCCTCGGCCCAGGCCTTCTGACCGGCCGGGGTGTACAGGAAGTCGCGGAAGGCGACGGCCTTCTCCTGGTTCTTGCTGGTCTTCAGCACCGCGACCGGGTTCTCGATCTTGAAGGTGGTCGGCGGGATGACGTGCTCGATCGGGTCACCGTTGCGCTCGGAGAAGATGGCCTCGTTCTCGTAACTCAGCAGCACGTCGCCGGTGCCCTGCAGGAAGGTTTCGGTGGCTTCGCGGCCGGACTTCGGCTGCACCTTGACGTGCTCCTTGGAGACGAGCTGGCTCAGGTAGTCGAGACCGGCCTGCGGGTTCTTGCCGCCGTCGGACTTGGCCGCATAGGGCGCGAGCAGGTTCCACTTGGCCGAACCGGAGCTGAACGGGTTCGGGGTGACCACCTCGACGCCGGGCTTGAGCAGGTCGTCCCAGTCCTTGATGCCCTTCGGGTTGCCCTTGCGGACGACGATGGCGACCACCGAACCGAACGGAATGCCCTTGGTGGCGCCGGCGTTCCAGTCGGCGTCGACCAGACCGGCGTCGACCAGGCGGGTGATGTCGGGTTCGACCGAGAAGTTCACCACGTCGGCCTCGGCGCCGTCCTTGACCTTGCGGGACTGGTCGCCCGAAGCGCCGTAGGAGGGAAGGATGGAGACGCCCTTGCCCTGTTCGGTCTTGTTGAACTCGGGCACGACCTTGTCGAAGCCCGGCTTCGGTACCGCGTAGGCGTAGAGATTCAGCGTGCCGCCGCTGCCGTCGGCGGCATCGCCGCCCACCGTGTCGCTGGCCCCGCCGCCGCACGCGGACAGGGTCACGGCCGCGAGCGTGGTGAGAGCGACAGCCGCGAAACGGCGACGCGACGAGAGCCGAGAATTGCGAGACATCTCCGGTGGACCTTTCTGAGACCGCCATTTCCTCTGGGAATCATGGCGGAGAGAAGACTGTGAAATCGGTAGACCTGCCGCGCGGATACGCGGACAGTGGCGCGACTTCGGCCGGTGGGCCGTCGGGGTTCGGATGGGCCGCGAAGGAGCGCGCCAGTCTGGGAGGCAGGGACGCGCGGCGAATCCGGTCGCCGATCAGCGACAGAGAATATCCGCGACCGCGAGATTGCCGACCGCGATCAACGCCAGTTCATGGCGGACCCGCGGGACGACACTCGAAGACACAGGCAGACTGTAGCAGAGGCGCACGTAGCGTCTCGAATCCGATCTAGCACGGGGGTACAACTCAATGACCACAAGTCCGGACCGCATCCGTACCCGGTTGCCCGGCATCAGCACCCGCGCCTGGGAGCATCCCGCGGACCGCACCGCCTTGGTGACGCTGCGGTCCCTGGCCGGTTTCGACACCGTCCTGCGCACCCTGTCCGGGTTGCTGCAGGAACGCCAGCACCGGCTGCTCTATCTGGCCACCGCGGTCCGGGTGGACGAACGCCAGTTCCGCGCGCTGCACCAACTGCGCGAGGACTGCGTGGAAATCCTGGACGCACGTACCACACCAGAGATGTTCGTGCTGCAGAGTCCGCACGTGAACGCGCTGACCATCGGCATGGACCGGCCGTTCATCGTGCTCACCACCGGACTCATCGATCTGATGGACACCGAGGAACTGCGTTTCGTGATCGGCCACGAACTCGGGCACGCGCTGTCCGGGCACGCGGTCTACCGCACCATGCTCATGCACCTGCTGCGCATCTCGGCCAATATCGGCTGGATGCCGGTGGGCGGCTGGGCTTTACGCGCGATCGTCGCGGCGCTGATGGAGTGGAGCCGCAAGTCCGAACTGTCCGGCGACCGCGCCGGGCTGCTGTGCGGGCAAGACGTGGACGCCTCGGTGCGCGTGCACATGAAGACCGCGGGCGGCACCTGGGTGAAGGAGATGAACCACGGCGCCTTCCTCGCCCAGGCCGACGATTACGAGCGCTCCGGCGATCTGCGCGACGGGGTGCTGAAACTGCTCAACCTGGAGTTGCAGTCGCATCCGTTCTCGGTCCTGCGGGCCGCCGAATTGCGGCGCTGGATCCAGTCCGGGGAGTACGACCGCATCATCCACGGTCACTACCCGCACCGCGACACCGACAAGAACGCGCGCATCAGCGAGGAGATCAAGGAGGCGGCGCGCAACTACAAGCAGAGCTTCGATCAGTCCGAGGATCCGCTGGTCCGCACGGTACGCAACCTGGGCAAGGATGTCGGGGCCGCGGTGAGCACGGTGGGTCAGGAAGTGGGCGACACCGTCACCAAACTCGGTAAGCGCCTCAACGATTGGCGCAACGGCGGTGCTACCGCGTAAGCAACCAGGCCAGCACGACGAGGACGAGCAGGGCGATCAGGGCGAGCTGGACGCGGGAACGCGGCATCAGCGGACCCCGCTCTGCGCGTGCTCGAGCGATGCCAGGTTCGCCGGGATCTGCAGATCGGGCCGCGCGAAATCGGGGCCGAGGCGGAGTTCGGCGGTGTCGGCGGCCTGGGTCGCGGCGGCGGCGCGGTTGCGGCCCAGTAGCGCCATCGTGACGCGGACGCCGCGGTCCAGCAGGTAAGCGATCGCGAAGCTGATCGGCACCATGCCGACCAGAACCACGAGGAACTGCGGAATGAACGGCAA from Nocardia goodfellowii carries:
- a CDS encoding sulfate ABC transporter substrate-binding protein codes for the protein MSRNSRLSSRRRFAAVALTTLAAVTLSACGGGASDTVGGDAADGSGGTLNLYAYAVPKPGFDKVVPEFNKTEQGKGVSILPSYGASGDQSRKVKDGAEADVVNFSVEPDITRLVDAGLVDADWNAGATKGIPFGSVVAIVVRKGNPKGIKDWDDLLKPGVEVVTPNPFSSGSAKWNLLAPYAAKSDGGKNPQAGLDYLSQLVSKEHVKVQPKSGREATETFLQGTGDVLLSYENEAIFSERNGDPIEHVIPPTTFKIENPVAVLKTSKNQEKAVAFRDFLYTPAGQKAWAEAGFRPVDPQVAGEFAKDFPTPGKLWTIEDLGGWKKIDKELFAANTGSVAVIYDKATK
- a CDS encoding Ms4533A family Cys-rich leader peptide; the encoded protein is MSSSVVPRVRHELALIAVGNLAVADILCR
- a CDS encoding M48 family metallopeptidase, which encodes MTTSPDRIRTRLPGISTRAWEHPADRTALVTLRSLAGFDTVLRTLSGLLQERQHRLLYLATAVRVDERQFRALHQLREDCVEILDARTTPEMFVLQSPHVNALTIGMDRPFIVLTTGLIDLMDTEELRFVIGHELGHALSGHAVYRTMLMHLLRISANIGWMPVGGWALRAIVAALMEWSRKSELSGDRAGLLCGQDVDASVRVHMKTAGGTWVKEMNHGAFLAQADDYERSGDLRDGVLKLLNLELQSHPFSVLRAAELRRWIQSGEYDRIIHGHYPHRDTDKNARISEEIKEAARNYKQSFDQSEDPLVRTVRNLGKDVGAAVSTVGQEVGDTVTKLGKRLNDWRNGGATA